GGTGTGAACCATGGTTGTTGTCGTAGGTGAAACCAACCTaaaaagacaaacaaataaatatattatatcttattaaattaaaagaaacaaaGGGCACCTACCCGTCACCTGAAAAATTGTGACGGCAGCAAGGTGAAGTAAAAGCGAGGCCAGGGGTGTCGTAGAAATTAAAGAGCTAAGCGGCACTTGCTTTACTAATTTTCCATCAAAAGATTCcgtttttccaaaaaaaaaggcaaatatCGAAATTAGCCCAAGGTCAACATAGAGATACTGTTTATCTGTCAAGTTGGAATCGATTGAATACAATATCATTACAGATATGAACTGGACAAGCGAATAGGCGGCCATGTacttaaaaataccaaaagaTGTTACCAATGCAGCTCGGCCTTCTTTAATAACATTTATAACCGCTGAAATCGTAGAATTATGGGAAGTAAATGGGGATGCAATAGAGGATTCAGTTTCGCTAAGCGAAATACCAGCATGCGCAGCCTTTAGAGCGCCGCAATCATTAGCCCCGTCACCACACATAGCTACACAGTAGTCAACATTTTGGAGTTCCATAACTAAAGCTTGTTTCTGCTCAGGGGACATACGTGCATAAATTGATCCGCGTGTTAATATAATTCCAAGTTGCTCGGGGAAATGATCTTTTACAATTTGCCAGGTGTTTCCATCCATTGCAAATGTATATTGTTGCTGCCATTTACTTTCTTGAATAATGTTCGTTTCAAGTTCTACGTGAACATCTGTTGTATCATTGTGAGTCCACGTATCTATGGTCTCTACACTCGCCGAACTATTACTTAAACGTACAACGCTTTCATTATAACTTTTATAAGATTCATTTTCGAAGGAGTTATTTGACGTTATACGGGGAAGATTCATCGTACTCTCGGCGCTGCAGTTACTTGCAGTGCTttcttgtaaaaaaaaattaccattaTTAGATAATTGATGTGAAGCACAAATATTACTGCCCGTATCTAATGTGTATTGTAACTGATATTGTCTATTCTGGTCGATACTCATTTTAATATTATGACGGTAACTATCATCAGAATTGTGTTCAGATCTGTTAACCGGATCTGCATGCACAGTAATCACGGCTTGAGATGAGTTAACTATGCCACAATCACGAGCAACACTGATAGCTGTTAAAATGTTGTCACCAGTGATCATTATAGTTCGAATCTTCGCCGCATTTAATGTATTGATTACTTCAGTTGTGTCTGGCTTTAAACGATTCTCCAGTATAACGAAACCAAGAAATTCAAGATCATTTTCCACATCTTCACGGGAAAACCGCTGAATTTTTGTGTAGTTAACTTTTGGGTCAAGAGCCTTGAACGCAATCGCAATAATTCTATATCCTTTCTTTGCAAATATAGACAATTGTTGCGAGTATCCTTCTGGTAAACTTTGAGGTTTGCATAACTGTTTTATCATCTCAGGAGAACCTTTGGTGTACACGTTAAATAAATTAGCACTAAGACATCGAGTGATAACAGACATTCGTTGTAAAGTCGATGTAAAGGGAAATTCTCGAACAATTCCATGATCAAAATGCTTCTGAGCTTGTGTGAGACCAACTGTGGCAAGTAAATCCTCTACAGAAGATTGTCGGGAAATTTGATGTCCAGTACTAACGTTTAATTCAggaatattatatatacaacTCTTCGGTTGCCGCAATATTATTGGATAAATAATtccatatttttctttttctggaATGTTTTTTGAATCTTCTAGACTCCATCCTGtagactgaaatattttgaggTCCAGCGGATCACCCATCATTATGCCATTAAGAATGGTTATTGAATGACATGTTACCAtaccaaaaagaaaatgatCATACGGAAGACGAAGGACATCTCTCAATGGTATTTGAAATTGATTTGTAGACGATTTTGGAACAACACCCCACATGTCAAGGCCATCTTCGGTAAGTGTTCCTgtctaaaatataaaattgcaTAACTAATTTTAAAcctataaattataaataggAAATATATCCTAACCTTATCAAAGCAGCAACAATTGATACTCCCAGCTACATTTATTGATCTTGGAGAAatgcaaaatatattattagcCTTCAAACGCTTTTGTGCGTAGAAGCGACCAACAGTCATTGCCGCCGGAAGTGCTGGTGGTACGACAATTGTGATAAGATCCAAAGACTCTACAGCTATTTTAACAGGATCCGTTCCACGcagtatctaatataaaaataataaagcaTGTCTTAAAGTACCAATTTTACttaagcaatattttttcaatttaccTTTGATATCAATGTATAAATGAACCCAAAACAAGCTATTATTGCCAGAAATTGTATAAATTTATACGAATCTTGCTCAAACTTGTAATCCACTGGTGGGGGATAAATAATAGACCGTATTAGTTCGCCTTTTGCTGTAATATTTCCTGTGTTGATAACAAATGCTAATACTTTCTTGGATCCAATATAGCGAGTCTGAATAACTTTCGTTCCGCAAAATAGTGTATGTCTAGCATGCTCTTTCTtgtcaaaaattaaatcacGTTTCGATGGCAGTGGCGTTTTTGTAATCGGGACACTTTCTCCTGTAAGCATTGATTCATCTATTATGCAGCTGCCTGACAATAATACTGCGTCACATTGCATAGTACATCCTGATGATGGTATTTCGATAATATCGCCAGGCACTAATGCTTGCGTTGGGAATTCACTGGATACGCCTTTATTGTTAATAATCCAAGCTGTTCCTGTGTTGGAAACAGTTTTATACAGTACGTCTTGATTctaaatcacaaaaaaaatattattttttttttattttttgttcagtGTATGTATGTTACCTTTTTAGTTTGTAAAATTGAGACAGTAATTCCAAAGAATGACATTAGAAGTATAACACAAGCATAATAGTAATAGTCATAAGCGAACCACAGGATAACCGAGAATATTTGGAAAACATAAAACGGGTtcaaaatttctaaaaaaagcAAGGTTTTAAAATCACGTAACGGAATAGTTATTTGATTGTCTCCATATACAATGCGCCTTGATATTTGATCATTTGAACTCAATCCGCGTTGTTGGTGATAATATGCACATGGAATATTTACATCCAAgccattaatttttttgaaagaatGAAGGGAATTATCCCACGCATATACCAACTGTTTGCACCGAAAAATTCGTATAGATGAACAttctaaaaagaaaataaacaattaagtATGAAACATAGGTTACATTttttactataattttttcTGTGATTTTCCATTACACATAAAAAGCTACAAgggaaaaaaaacatgaaaggaAGATCATTCTAACTTCAAAGTAACATCAttcttattaaaaaaacaccaaagttatgccaattccgatcgttcagttatatggcagttatAGCATATagtccttatgaaatttggcaaatcagattattttgtcaaaaatagaatctgtaccaagtcccatctttctaactttcGATCGTTTTTATAACAGCTATAGTTTTTACGAAATTTTCTACATAAGTAATTTTGGCGAAATATAACATGTGGAAAGTCACAACcctctaacataaaaaacaccaaagttaaggcgtttccgatcaatcagttatatggcagctatagcatatagtcgaccgatcccggccgttctaACTTAGAACCTGactgcaaacaaaagaggaatgtgtgcaaagtttcaacacgatagctttaaaactgagagagtcgtttgcgtagaaacagacagactgacggacatgctcatattgactcaggaggtgatcctaatcaagaatatatatactttatagagtcggagatgtctccttcactgcgttgcacacttttgcccaaaattataataccctctgcaaaggtataaaaaaaagggaaacacGGATGGGACTTTTTTAGtgaaaaaacttgaaaaactttttttatttgggaaattcttttttttttcttgaataacttttgAAAGAAATATCGGATGGTTGGGATACCAATCGATGGGAATTTGGGGTCGGAATGTTTATAAAGAAAATTATCTCCCTATTATCCCCCATTTGGTGaatcaaatgttttttttaattacacAAATTTCTCCCAAGCCGTTTGGCTTTGGCAAATGTTTAGATACAATTTATCTGATAAAAACAACACCTTTCATTTTGTATATCATAGACTTCTCCACGAATGTACTCCATTTTATGTCACAAGAAGAAAGCACATTTTCAGTGTGCTCACTTCTAGTGATAACAGTATATGGTTGTACTTTTCGTAAGTGTACTACATTAGTGTTTTTTTAACACTTAGTACTGCTTGTGTCATGGATTTCTTGGAATCATGGATTTCAAGGAAAACGACGCTCGTGCAATAAACGCACAAGCGTTCATATTCTTTCTATGACATATTTACATACAAACAATACATGAACTATATATGTTTGTATGTACCAGTAATGAAGTTTCAATCACTTTACAGTATATCAACAGTACACCAAAACACTGTACAGTTCTTTGACTACTGGACATGAATTTTGCTGTACTCATAAACAGCTGTACAACTATCGAATGATTAAGAACACTGTCAATTCTACCCAACTCATTCACACCAAAATATACTgtacagaaaaaaaaagtgtaccCACTTCTAGAATAAGTAATTCATTTGTCGTTTTGGATGCATTCATGCAGAAGTCTAGTATATCACTCATTCAGATCGAACGCAACCAGAAAATTTTGTATTCTTCGGCTTTATATAGTGTCTTCCCGCGCTAGCTACAAGGTAAGGCAAGAGTGTCGACACCTAGCAGTCTGCCGtcatttaaacaaaaattatatacaaaCAAGCAGTGCCATAGAAGATGCTCGACAGTTTCTTCCTCTTCTTCGTCCCTGCAGCTGCGGCAGTAGTCATTGTGGCGTGAGTTCATTTGCCTAGCATGTGTTCCCACTAGCAAGTGCGTCGTGATTACTCTTATAGACGTGCTGATGCCGGCTCTGTCCATACTAAGTAATAGGGCCTTTCTATGAGATTTTGGGTTGGAGTTGGCGGGCCAACCGGAAGATGGGGACGGTGTCCCAGCTGAGCTGGTTTTCTTTCTTGTTGCCTTCCCTAAGTTGGAGCTTGTATGAGGCTATTGGTACACCGGTACCCT
The window above is part of the Drosophila ananassae strain 14024-0371.13 chromosome 4 unlocalized genomic scaffold, ASM1763931v2 tig00000054, whole genome shotgun sequence genome. Proteins encoded here:
- the LOC6501801 gene encoding polyamine-transporting ATPase 13A3 isoform X4, with amino-acid sequence MFNSQDTVSGYPSSCEALNLKSRRPVNKKVETSYLDIDENIQSSRIATKNKILKLNWWHSTHQLQDVEAILTQSKRKEPEKGENSNKHENNNTVSTTLQSKSNSIFSGTQGVMGEKKKEPVLEAGIDDCDVKDSHRLVEECSSIRIFRCKQLVYAWDNSLHSFKKINGLDVNIPCAYYHQQRGLSSNDQISRRIVYGDNQITIPLRDFKTLLFLEILNPFYVFQIFSVILWFAYDYYYYACVILLMSFFGITVSILQTKKNQDVLYKTVSNTGTAWIINNKGVSSEFPTQALVPGDIIEIPSSGCTMQCDAVLLSGSCIIDESMLTGESVPITKTPLPSKRDLIFDKKEHARHTLFCGTKVIQTRYIGSKKVLAFVINTGNITAKGELIRSIIYPPPVDYKFEQDSYKFIQFLAIIACFGFIYTLISKILRGTDPVKIAVESLDLITIVVPPALPAAMTVGRFYAQKRLKANNIFCISPRSINVAGSINCCCFDKTGTLTEDGLDMWGVVPKSSTNQFQIPLRDVLRLPYDHFLFGMVTCHSITILNGIMMGDPLDLKIFQSTGWSLEDSKNIPEKEKYGIIYPIILRQPKSCIYNIPELNVSTGHQISRQSSVEDLLATVGLTQAQKHFDHGIVREFPFTSTLQRMSVITRCLSANLFNVYTKGSPEMIKQLCKPQSLPEGYSQQLSIFAKKGYRIIAIAFKALDPKVNYTKIQRFSREDVENDLEFLGFVILENRLKPDTTEVINTLNAAKIRTIMITGDNILTAISVARDCGIVNSSQAVITVHADPVNRSEHNSDDSYRHNIKMSIDQNRQYQLQYTLDTGSNICASHQLSNNGNFFLQESTASNCSAESTMNLPRITSNNSFENESYKSYNESVVRLSNSSASVETIDTWTHNDTTDVHVELETNIIQESKWQQQYTFAMDGNTWQIVKDHFPEQLGIILTRGSIYARMSPEQKQALVMELQNVDYCVAMCGDGANDCGALKAAHAGISLSETESSIASPFTSHNSTISAVINVIKEGRAALVTSFGIFKYMAAYSLVQFISVMILYSIDSNLTDKQYLYVDLGLISIFAFFFGKTESFDGKLVKQVPLSSLISTTPLASLLLHLAAVTIFQVTGWFHLRQQPWFTPFQQTDEEHLGCYENYTMFCISSFQYIILAFVFSKGAPYRKPLWSNFSLCLAFIVNLIIIVYLAIYPSEWVSNFFQLIVPPAMKFRYIIIIYGIAAFACHIFVESYLVEYLIFKKYQAKREQNWITSKQKYMRLEYDITQIGNWPPITEKYEPIESPAWEEGQPRYISLMAEQNHDPQKTLFPGF
- the LOC6501801 gene encoding polyamine-transporting ATPase 13A3 isoform X2, with translation MTLNFAFLKKFYKIVTVMINCTDAKDAKPCTGILNPDQEDQMTIKGYRHSYLRCIICWTCICLTGGILRLVLHWWRHWHLFATSCQCPLDEAEKVLVTEDFEGKHKQYYVKNICALNVNNPRSLCLMETDLKNINPGINDHGLQLSVHFNSGKFIKCSSIRIFRCKQLVYAWDNSLHSFKKINGLDVNIPCAYYHQQRGLSSNDQISRRIVYGDNQITIPLRDFKTLLFLEILNPFYVFQIFSVILWFAYDYYYYACVILLMSFFGITVSILQTKKNQDVLYKTVSNTGTAWIINNKGVSSEFPTQALVPGDIIEIPSSGCTMQCDAVLLSGSCIIDESMLTGESVPITKTPLPSKRDLIFDKKEHARHTLFCGTKVIQTRYIGSKKVLAFVINTGNITAKGELIRSIIYPPPVDYKFEQDSYKFIQFLAIIACFGFIYTLISKILRGTDPVKIAVESLDLITIVVPPALPAAMTVGRFYAQKRLKANNIFCISPRSINVAGSINCCCFDKTGTLTEDGLDMWGVVPKSSTNQFQIPLRDVLRLPYDHFLFGMVTCHSITILNGIMMGDPLDLKIFQSTGWSLEDSKNIPEKEKYGIIYPIILRQPKSCIYNIPELNVSTGHQISRQSSVEDLLATVGLTQAQKHFDHGIVREFPFTSTLQRMSVITRCLSANLFNVYTKGSPEMIKQLCKPQSLPEGYSQQLSIFAKKGYRIIAIAFKALDPKVNYTKIQRFSREDVENDLEFLGFVILENRLKPDTTEVINTLNAAKIRTIMITGDNILTAISVARDCGIVNSSQAVITVHADPVNRSEHNSDDSYRHNIKMSIDQNRQYQLQYTLDTGSNICASHQLSNNGNFFLQESTASNCSAESTMNLPRITSNNSFENESYKSYNESVVRLSNSSASVETIDTWTHNDTTDVHVELETNIIQESKWQQQYTFAMDGNTWQIVKDHFPEQLGIILTRGSIYARMSPEQKQALVMELQNVDYCVAMCGDGANDCGALKAAHAGISLSETESSIASPFTSHNSTISAVINVIKEGRAALVTSFGIFKYMAAYSLVQFISVMILYSIDSNLTDKQYLYVDLGLISIFAFFFGKTESFDGKLVKQVPLSSLISTTPLASLLLHLAAVTIFQVTGWFHLRQQPWFTPFQQTDEEHLGCYENYTMFCISSFQYIILAFVFSKGAPYRKPLWSNFSLCLAFIVNLIIIVYLAIYPSEWVSNFFQLIVPPAMKFRYIIIIYGIAAFACHIFVESYLVEYLIFKKYQAKREQNWITSKQKYMRLEYDITQIGNWPPITEKYEPIESPAWEEGQPRYISLMAEQNHDPQKTLFPGF
- the LOC6501801 gene encoding polyamine-transporting ATPase 13A3 isoform X1, with amino-acid sequence MFNSQDTVSGYPSSCEALNLKSRRPVNKKVETSYLDIDENIQSSRIATKNKILKLNWWHSTHQLQDVEAILTQSKRKEPEKGENSNKHENNNTVSTTLQSKSNSIFSGTQGVMGEKKKEPVLEAGIDDCDVKDSHRLVEDAKPCTGILNPDQEDQMTIKGYRHSYLRCIICWTCICLTGGILRLVLHWWRHWHLFATSCQCPLDEAEKVLVTEDFEGKHKQYYVKNICALNVNNPRSLCLMETDLKNINPGINDHGLQLSVHFNSGKFIKCSSIRIFRCKQLVYAWDNSLHSFKKINGLDVNIPCAYYHQQRGLSSNDQISRRIVYGDNQITIPLRDFKTLLFLEILNPFYVFQIFSVILWFAYDYYYYACVILLMSFFGITVSILQTKKNQDVLYKTVSNTGTAWIINNKGVSSEFPTQALVPGDIIEIPSSGCTMQCDAVLLSGSCIIDESMLTGESVPITKTPLPSKRDLIFDKKEHARHTLFCGTKVIQTRYIGSKKVLAFVINTGNITAKGELIRSIIYPPPVDYKFEQDSYKFIQFLAIIACFGFIYTLISKILRGTDPVKIAVESLDLITIVVPPALPAAMTVGRFYAQKRLKANNIFCISPRSINVAGSINCCCFDKTGTLTEDGLDMWGVVPKSSTNQFQIPLRDVLRLPYDHFLFGMVTCHSITILNGIMMGDPLDLKIFQSTGWSLEDSKNIPEKEKYGIIYPIILRQPKSCIYNIPELNVSTGHQISRQSSVEDLLATVGLTQAQKHFDHGIVREFPFTSTLQRMSVITRCLSANLFNVYTKGSPEMIKQLCKPQSLPEGYSQQLSIFAKKGYRIIAIAFKALDPKVNYTKIQRFSREDVENDLEFLGFVILENRLKPDTTEVINTLNAAKIRTIMITGDNILTAISVARDCGIVNSSQAVITVHADPVNRSEHNSDDSYRHNIKMSIDQNRQYQLQYTLDTGSNICASHQLSNNGNFFLQESTASNCSAESTMNLPRITSNNSFENESYKSYNESVVRLSNSSASVETIDTWTHNDTTDVHVELETNIIQESKWQQQYTFAMDGNTWQIVKDHFPEQLGIILTRGSIYARMSPEQKQALVMELQNVDYCVAMCGDGANDCGALKAAHAGISLSETESSIASPFTSHNSTISAVINVIKEGRAALVTSFGIFKYMAAYSLVQFISVMILYSIDSNLTDKQYLYVDLGLISIFAFFFGKTESFDGKLVKQVPLSSLISTTPLASLLLHLAAVTIFQVTGWFHLRQQPWFTPFQQTDEEHLGCYENYTMFCISSFQYIILAFVFSKGAPYRKPLWSNFSLCLAFIVNLIIIVYLAIYPSEWVSNFFQLIVPPAMKFRYIIIIYGIAAFACHIFVESYLVEYLIFKKYQAKREQNWITSKQKYMRLEYDITQIGNWPPITEKYEPIESPAWEEGQPRYISLMAEQNHDPQKTLFPGF
- the LOC6501801 gene encoding polyamine-transporting ATPase 13A3 isoform X3, with product MFLSSNNVKSIMSLKQDAKPCTGILNPDQEDQMTIKGYRHSYLRCIICWTCICLTGGILRLVLHWWRHWHLFATSCQCPLDEAEKVLVTEDFEGKHKQYYVKNICALNVNNPRSLCLMETDLKNINPGINDHGLQLSVHFNSGKFIKCSSIRIFRCKQLVYAWDNSLHSFKKINGLDVNIPCAYYHQQRGLSSNDQISRRIVYGDNQITIPLRDFKTLLFLEILNPFYVFQIFSVILWFAYDYYYYACVILLMSFFGITVSILQTKKNQDVLYKTVSNTGTAWIINNKGVSSEFPTQALVPGDIIEIPSSGCTMQCDAVLLSGSCIIDESMLTGESVPITKTPLPSKRDLIFDKKEHARHTLFCGTKVIQTRYIGSKKVLAFVINTGNITAKGELIRSIIYPPPVDYKFEQDSYKFIQFLAIIACFGFIYTLISKILRGTDPVKIAVESLDLITIVVPPALPAAMTVGRFYAQKRLKANNIFCISPRSINVAGSINCCCFDKTGTLTEDGLDMWGVVPKSSTNQFQIPLRDVLRLPYDHFLFGMVTCHSITILNGIMMGDPLDLKIFQSTGWSLEDSKNIPEKEKYGIIYPIILRQPKSCIYNIPELNVSTGHQISRQSSVEDLLATVGLTQAQKHFDHGIVREFPFTSTLQRMSVITRCLSANLFNVYTKGSPEMIKQLCKPQSLPEGYSQQLSIFAKKGYRIIAIAFKALDPKVNYTKIQRFSREDVENDLEFLGFVILENRLKPDTTEVINTLNAAKIRTIMITGDNILTAISVARDCGIVNSSQAVITVHADPVNRSEHNSDDSYRHNIKMSIDQNRQYQLQYTLDTGSNICASHQLSNNGNFFLQESTASNCSAESTMNLPRITSNNSFENESYKSYNESVVRLSNSSASVETIDTWTHNDTTDVHVELETNIIQESKWQQQYTFAMDGNTWQIVKDHFPEQLGIILTRGSIYARMSPEQKQALVMELQNVDYCVAMCGDGANDCGALKAAHAGISLSETESSIASPFTSHNSTISAVINVIKEGRAALVTSFGIFKYMAAYSLVQFISVMILYSIDSNLTDKQYLYVDLGLISIFAFFFGKTESFDGKLVKQVPLSSLISTTPLASLLLHLAAVTIFQVTGWFHLRQQPWFTPFQQTDEEHLGCYENYTMFCISSFQYIILAFVFSKGAPYRKPLWSNFSLCLAFIVNLIIIVYLAIYPSEWVSNFFQLIVPPAMKFRYIIIIYGIAAFACHIFVESYLVEYLIFKKYQAKREQNWITSKQKYMRLEYDITQIGNWPPITEKYEPIESPAWEEGQPRYISLMAEQNHDPQKTLFPGF
- the LOC6501801 gene encoding polyamine-transporting ATPase 13A3 isoform X7, translated to MFNSQDTVSGYPSSCEALNLKSRRPVNKKVETSYLDIDENIQSSRIATKNKILKLNWWHSTHQLQDVEAILTQSKRKEPEKGENSNKHENNNTVSTTLQSKSNSIFSGTQGVMGEKKKEPVLEAGIDDCDVKDSHRLVEDAKPCTGILNPDQEDQMTIKGYRHSYLRCIICWTCICLTGGILRLVLHWWRHWHLFATSCQCPLDEAEKVLVTEDFEGKHKQYYVKNICALNVNNPRSLCLMETDLKNINPGINDHGLQLSVHFNSGKFIKCSSIRIFRCKQLVYAWDNSLHSFKKINGLDVNIPCAYYHQQRGLSSNDQISRRIVYGDNQITIPLRDFKTLLFLEILNPFYVFQIFSVILWFAYDYYYYACVILLMSFFGITVSILQTKKNQDVLYKTVSNTGTAWIINNKGVSSEFPTQALVPGDIIEIPSSGCTMQCDAVLLSGSCIIDESMLTGESVPITKTPLPSKRDLIFDKKEHARHTLFCGTKVIQTRYIGSKKVLAFVINTGNITAKGELIRSIIYPPPVDYKFEQDSYKFIQFLAIIACFGFIYTLISKILRGTDPVKIAVESLDLITIVVPPALPAAMTVGRFYAQKRLKANNIFCISPRSINVAGSINCCCFDKTGTLTEDGLDMWGVVPKSSTNQFQIPLRDVLRLPYDHFLFGMVTCHSITILNGIMMGDPLDLKIFQSTGWSLEDSKNIPEKEKYGIIYPIILRQPKSCIYNIPELNVSTGHQISRQSSVEDLLATVGLTQAQKHFDHGIVREFPFTSTLQRMSVITRCLSANLFNVYTKGSPEMIKQLCKPQSLPEGYSQQLSIFAKKGYRIIAIAFKALDPKVNYTKIQRFSREDVKIILNFLVSLYWRIV
- the LOC6501801 gene encoding polyamine-transporting ATPase 13A3 isoform X6 produces the protein MFNSQDTVSGYPSSCEALNLKSRRPVNKKVETSYLDIDENIQSSRIATKNKILKLNWWHSTHQLQDVEAILTQSKRKEPEKGENSNKHENNNTVSTTLQSKSNSIFSGTQGVMGEKKKEPVLEAGIDDCDVKDSHRLVEDAKPCTGILNPDQEDQMTIKGYRHSYLRCIICWTCICLTGGILRLVLHWWRHWHLFATSCQCPLDEAEKVLVTEDFEGKHKQYYVKNICALNVNNPRSLCLMETDLKNINPGINDHGLQLSVHFNSGKFIKCSSIRIFRCKQLVYAWDNSLHSFKKINGLDVNIPCAYYHQQRGLSSNDQISRRIVYGDNQITIPLRDFKTLLFLEILNPFYVFQIFSVILWFAYDYYYYACVILLMSFFGITVSILQTKKNQDVLYKTVSNTGTAWIINNKGVSSEFPTQALVPGDIIEIPSSGCTMQCDAVLLSGSCIIDESMLTGESVPITKTPLPSKRDLIFDKKEHARHTLFCGTKVIQTRYIGSKKVLAFVINTGNITAKGELIRSIIYPPPVDYKFEQDSYKFIQFLAIIACFGFIYTLISKILRGTDPVKIAVESLDLITIVVPPALPAAMTVGRFYAQKRLKANNIFCISPRSINVAGSINCCCFDKTGTLTEDGLDMWGVVPKSSTNQFQIPLRDVLRLPYDHFLFGMVTCHSITILNGIMMGDPLDLKIFQSTGWSLEDSKNIPEKEKYGIIYPIILRQPKSCIYNIPELNVSTGHQISRQSSVEDLLATVGLTQAQKHFDHGIVREFPFTSTLQRMSVITRCLSANLFNVYTKGSPEMIKQLCKPQSLPEGYSQQLSIFAKKGYRIIAIAFKALDPKVNYTKIQRFSREDVENDLEFLGFVILENRLKPDTTEVINTLNAAKIRTIMITGDNILTAISVARDCGIVNSSQAVITVHADPVNRSEHNSDDSYRHNIKMSIDQNRQYQLQYTLDTGSNICASHQLSNNGNFFLQESTASNCSAESTMNLPRITSNNSFENESYKSYNESVVRLSNSSASVETIDTWTHNDTTDVHVELETNIIQESKWQQQYTFAMDGNTWQIVKDHFPEQLGIILTRGSIYARMSPEQKQALVMELQNVDYCVAMCGDGANDCGALKAAHAGISLSETESSIASPFTSHNSTISAVINVIKEGRAALVTSFGIFKYMAAYSLVQFISVMILYSIDSNLTDKQYLYVDLGLISIFAFFFGKTESFDGKLVKQVPLSSLISTTPLASLLLHLAAVTIFQVTGWFHLRQQPWFTPFQQTDEEHLGWFHLQQQPWFTPFQQTDEENLGCYENIQCFAYLVFST
- the LOC6501801 gene encoding polyamine-transporting ATPase 13A3 isoform X5, with the protein product MTLNFDAKPCTGILNPDQEDQMTIKGYRHSYLRCIICWTCICLTGGILRLVLHWWRHWHLFATSCQCPLDEAEKVLVTEDFEGKHKQYYVKNICALNVNNPRSLCLMETDLKNINPGINDHGLQLSVHFNSGKFIKCSSIRIFRCKQLVYAWDNSLHSFKKINGLDVNIPCAYYHQQRGLSSNDQISRRIVYGDNQITIPLRDFKTLLFLEILNPFYVFQIFSVILWFAYDYYYYACVILLMSFFGITVSILQTKKNQDVLYKTVSNTGTAWIINNKGVSSEFPTQALVPGDIIEIPSSGCTMQCDAVLLSGSCIIDESMLTGESVPITKTPLPSKRDLIFDKKEHARHTLFCGTKVIQTRYIGSKKVLAFVINTGNITAKGELIRSIIYPPPVDYKFEQDSYKFIQFLAIIACFGFIYTLISKILRGTDPVKIAVESLDLITIVVPPALPAAMTVGRFYAQKRLKANNIFCISPRSINVAGSINCCCFDKTGTLTEDGLDMWGVVPKSSTNQFQIPLRDVLRLPYDHFLFGMVTCHSITILNGIMMGDPLDLKIFQSTGWSLEDSKNIPEKEKYGIIYPIILRQPKSCIYNIPELNVSTGHQISRQSSVEDLLATVGLTQAQKHFDHGIVREFPFTSTLQRMSVITRCLSANLFNVYTKGSPEMIKQLCKPQSLPEGYSQQLSIFAKKGYRIIAIAFKALDPKVNYTKIQRFSREDVENDLEFLGFVILENRLKPDTTEVINTLNAAKIRTIMITGDNILTAISVARDCGIVNSSQAVITVHADPVNRSEHNSDDSYRHNIKMSIDQNRQYQLQYTLDTGSNICASHQLSNNGNFFLQESTASNCSAESTMNLPRITSNNSFENESYKSYNESVVRLSNSSASVETIDTWTHNDTTDVHVELETNIIQESKWQQQYTFAMDGNTWQIVKDHFPEQLGIILTRGSIYARMSPEQKQALVMELQNVDYCVAMCGDGANDCGALKAAHAGISLSETESSIASPFTSHNSTISAVINVIKEGRAALVTSFGIFKYMAAYSLVQFISVMILYSIDSNLTDKQYLYVDLGLISIFAFFFGKTESFDGKLVKQVPLSSLISTTPLASLLLHLAAVTIFQVTGWFHLRQQPWFTPFQQTDEEHLGCYENYTMFCISSFQYIILAFVFSKGAPYRKPLWSNFSLCLAFIVNLIIIVYLAIYPSEWVSNFFQLIVPPAMKFRYIIIIYGIAAFACHIFVESYLVEYLIFKKYQAKREQNWITSKQKYMRLEYDITQIGNWPPITEKYEPIESPAWEEGQPRYISLMAEQNHDPQKTLFPGF